From Bacillota bacterium, the proteins below share one genomic window:
- a CDS encoding ATP-binding protein produces the protein MENVMDILKRIREKQLTLANSSGKVEETEKEYECLFCFDRGVIICGEGDKARICKCSEQKRLENLFKSSQITPEFRQKTFDKFIISGRPKAVKDMFDCARDYAEKFDELRNEERNWMVLLGEPGSGKTYLSIAVANELMKKGIPVLYFQHVEGMSEIKDLLKQDKTLSCKLEQMKKTALLIWDDLFWGKGSPRDFELEITFEVLNYRYLNCLPTILNSNHTPSQLYEINKTIGSRIIERSKSHMVLIQGLESNYRLIGNG, from the coding sequence TTGGAGAATGTCATGGACATCTTGAAGCGGATTCGGGAAAAACAATTGACTTTAGCCAATTCCTCTGGAAAGGTGGAGGAAACCGAAAAGGAGTATGAATGTCTCTTTTGCTTTGACCGTGGGGTTATTATCTGCGGCGAAGGCGATAAAGCGCGAATATGTAAGTGCAGTGAGCAAAAACGATTAGAAAACCTTTTTAAGAGCAGCCAGATTACCCCTGAATTCCGGCAAAAGACGTTTGATAAATTTATAATTTCAGGCAGACCGAAAGCGGTGAAGGATATGTTTGACTGTGCTAGAGATTACGCCGAAAAGTTTGATGAATTACGCAATGAGGAAAGAAATTGGATGGTTCTGCTCGGAGAGCCGGGTTCGGGAAAGACTTATTTGAGTATCGCCGTTGCGAACGAACTGATGAAAAAGGGAATTCCTGTTCTATATTTTCAGCATGTTGAGGGAATGAGTGAGATAAAGGACTTGCTAAAGCAAGATAAAACGCTTTCGTGCAAGCTTGAGCAAATGAAAAAGACTGCTTTGCTAATCTGGGATGATCTCTTTTGGGGGAAAGGCTCACCCCGCGACTTTGAACTTGAAATTACTTTCGAGGTCTTGAACTATCGCTATTTAAACTGCTTGCCCACAATATTGAACAGTAACCACACTCCTTCTCAGTTGTACGAGATTAATAAAACGATCGGGTCCCGAATTATAGAGCGTAGCAAGAGCCATATGGTTTTAATCCAAGGTCTGGAATCGAATTACAGGCTAATTGGCAATGGGTGA
- a CDS encoding glycosyltransferase family 2 protein, producing MKIIGIYYLYHLLFFLVGLAIVREVGSRVFKRTCTHRFAVVIPAHNEQNVIKSSLRSIFSCDYPEDLFDVYVVADNCTDRTADAARAAGARVLVRHDKNLRGKQHALKWAFQHILPDNSLDIYDAVVVLDADNHVDPNFLRVLDGYLAEGHKVIQGYVETKNPCDSWVTANYAYMFWYLCRLQMARTVLGLSAWLAGTGLCISTEVLRRVGWNVRTMTDDVEYTCQLILAGERVVFAPEAVVFDQKPVRLADSMKQRLRWIRGQTQVSLRYIPRLLASVLRFSWRGNFGQAARALDAVIWVPMHLVICASVILLLCQGWWEYLLSVFLTVPVFNMLPMLAERIKRCRTWAYLITAGAFFLTWLPITAYGVISCGNKVWWRTPHV from the coding sequence ATGAAAATCATAGGGATTTATTACCTTTATCATCTACTTTTCTTTTTGGTTGGACTCGCAATTGTCCGCGAAGTGGGGTCACGGGTTTTCAAAAGAACCTGCACGCACCGCTTTGCCGTTGTAATCCCTGCCCACAACGAACAGAACGTCATCAAAAGTTCGCTGCGCTCTATCTTTTCCTGCGACTACCCGGAGGATCTTTTTGATGTTTACGTTGTAGCCGACAACTGCACCGACCGGACGGCTGATGCCGCCCGGGCAGCGGGGGCCCGGGTTCTGGTGCGGCACGACAAAAACTTGCGGGGAAAACAGCACGCCTTGAAATGGGCGTTTCAACATATCCTTCCCGATAACTCTCTGGATATCTACGATGCAGTTGTGGTTCTCGACGCCGACAACCACGTTGACCCGAATTTCTTGAGGGTTCTTGACGGCTATCTCGCGGAGGGACACAAGGTTATTCAGGGGTATGTGGAAACTAAAAACCCTTGCGACTCCTGGGTTACGGCCAACTACGCCTATATGTTCTGGTACTTGTGCCGGCTCCAGATGGCCCGCACCGTGCTGGGGCTCTCGGCCTGGCTTGCCGGAACGGGGCTGTGCATCAGCACCGAAGTCCTGCGCCGGGTGGGTTGGAACGTCCGGACCATGACGGATGACGTAGAGTATACCTGCCAGTTGATTCTGGCCGGAGAACGGGTCGTATTTGCACCAGAGGCCGTTGTTTTTGATCAAAAGCCGGTCAGGTTGGCCGATTCCATGAAGCAGCGCTTAAGGTGGATCCGCGGGCAGACGCAGGTAAGCCTGCGGTATATCCCGCGCCTCCTTGCGTCTGTGCTACGGTTCTCGTGGCGAGGGAACTTCGGCCAGGCAGCCCGGGCATTAGACGCCGTGATATGGGTCCCGATGCACCTGGTCATCTGCGCCTCGGTAATTCTTTTGCTGTGTCAGGGCTGGTGGGAGTACCTGCTTTCTGTGTTTCTAACAGTTCCCGTGTTCAACATGCTGCCCATGCTGGCGGAGCGGATCAAGAGATGCCGGACATGGGCGTATCTCATAACAGCCGGCGCGTTTTTCTTGACCTGGCTGCCGATTACTGCTTATGGAGTGATCTCCTGTGGAAACAAGGTGTGGTGGAGGACTCCGCACGTCTAA
- a CDS encoding DNA adenine methylase, with translation MVNTIINPVLRWPGSKWNIVDWIIQYIPPHVHYLEPFLGSGAVFFCKRPSRIETINDIDKNVVNLFKVIRNRPEELAEMIEMTPWARDEYYDSYEQTGDELEDARRFLVRCWQAFGAKTSYRAGWRSDVRIPSNASRTKTWRTLPSRILAIVDRLRDAQIENQPAAQIIKRFSSPEVLIYADPPYLLSTRSQRQYKHEMDDKDHLELLDLLDAHPGPVLLSGYDCPLYSKRLIHWVKRTKTAVTERGKYREEVLWINPVAADLLGSFRLFKEL, from the coding sequence ATGGTTAACACTATAATAAATCCAGTTCTCCGCTGGCCTGGCTCTAAATGGAACATCGTAGACTGGATAATTCAGTATATCCCGCCCCATGTGCATTATCTTGAGCCCTTCTTAGGCTCGGGAGCAGTGTTCTTTTGTAAAAGACCATCACGAATTGAGACAATAAATGACATTGATAAAAACGTAGTTAACCTTTTCAAAGTAATAAGGAATCGCCCGGAAGAGTTGGCGGAAATGATTGAAATGACGCCCTGGGCCAGGGACGAATATTACGACAGTTACGAACAAACAGGGGATGAGTTGGAAGATGCAAGAAGATTTCTTGTGCGTTGCTGGCAAGCCTTTGGAGCCAAAACAAGCTATCGTGCGGGGTGGCGCAGCGACGTTAGAATTCCTTCAAATGCAAGCAGAACAAAGACCTGGAGAACTTTACCAAGCAGGATCTTGGCTATTGTAGATAGATTGCGTGATGCACAGATCGAGAATCAGCCGGCAGCTCAAATTATAAAGCGTTTTAGTTCACCGGAAGTGTTGATATACGCTGATCCACCCTATCTTTTAAGCACCAGATCTCAACGCCAGTACAAACATGAAATGGATGACAAAGATCACCTGGAATTACTTGACCTTCTTGACGCACACCCGGGCCCCGTCCTGCTTTCGGGTTACGACTGCCCGCTTTATTCTAAACGCCTGATACATTGGGTTAAGCGCACCAAAACTGCTGTGACTGAAAGAGGAAAATACAGAGAAGAGGTCCTCTGGATCAACCCTGTTGCGGCTGATTTACTTGGGAGTTTTCGTCTATTTAAAGAGTTGTAA
- a CDS encoding lytic transglycosylase domain-containing protein, translating into MKKAIMPLIIVFGLTMAIPAIASAQSNIPVIFCGPTLYSPFIKIDCSKVESKKAVKVDSRKVSLSENKTLPRSATAVRTFLGDLADGIRELIKKIARVLNMDPRILEAVARAESGGNQASISPAGAVGVMQLMPGTARGLGVNPYDLEQNILGGGMYLKRQMDRFGSLPLALAAYNAGPGAVERYGGIPPYEETRQYIANVLSMIGGD; encoded by the coding sequence ATGAAAAAAGCAATAATGCCGTTGATTATTGTTTTTGGCTTGACGATGGCTATACCGGCGATAGCTTCTGCTCAAAGCAACATACCTGTTATCTTTTGCGGTCCTACGCTGTATTCACCCTTTATTAAAATAGATTGCTCAAAAGTCGAGAGCAAAAAAGCAGTAAAAGTTGACTCTCGAAAGGTGTCGTTAAGCGAAAATAAAACCTTGCCACGGTCAGCAACTGCGGTTAGGACGTTTTTAGGGGACCTGGCAGACGGCATCCGGGAGTTGATTAAAAAGATTGCCCGGGTCCTGAACATGGACCCGCGCATATTGGAAGCCGTTGCCCGGGCGGAGTCCGGGGGGAACCAGGCATCCATTTCCCCTGCTGGGGCAGTGGGTGTAATGCAGCTCATGCCCGGGACAGCCCGCGGCCTGGGAGTAAACCCGTATGACTTGGAGCAGAACATCCTGGGCGGAGGAATGTACCTGAAAAGACAGATGGACAGGTTCGGGAGCCTGCCTTTAGCGCTGGCCGCATACAACGCAGGACCCGGAGCTGTGGAGAGGTACGGGGGGATCCCCCCTTATGAGGAAACAAGGCAGTATATTGCGAATGTGCTCTCGATGATCGGAGGGGATTGA